The stretch of DNA GATGTCTATGGCTTCCTGGTGCAGCACTACCTGCAGGGGGAGGAGTTCCACGTGGTGAGGCTGCAGCCTCTGGCTGCCTGAGGGCTTCAGGGTGCTCCAGGGTGACTGTGGGAAGGCTGCACCTACGGCCGTCCCCACTCTCTGAGCCCAAGGGAGCTGGGAGCTCTTGGTGAGGAGGTGCTTCTCCTGTTCCTGTTGGGCTTTGAAATCATTTCAAACTGAGAAGTTTCAAGAATAATAGAACCCAGATACACCCTTTACTAGATTTGGcactttttaacattttgccacacTTATTCTATATGTatgctttcatatttctattttatatgtaaaatgggtATTTTTTCTGAGCGATATTTGAGTTGCAGCCATCTTGCCTTCCCCCTTAGTTCACTAACACTTGGTTGGACACCCAGGGCTGGGACGGCGGGGTCATACGGCTAGTGTGTTTCACATTTTCTGAAACTGACAGACTTTCCTCTAGTTTCTCTCTTGTAGAGTCTCCTTTGTTGTTGGTGTCAAGGTTATTGTAGCCTTATGGTGTGTGCTCGGGAGCGTGCTTGCCTCCTGTATTCTCTGAAAGAGTTTACCTAAGattgttcttatttctttcttcagttttgatAGAATGCATGAGTGAGCTGACCTGGGCCTGGAGCTTTCTTTGtagaaggatttcttttttctttctttctttctttttttttttttaaagatttttatttatttatttattcatgagagatacacacacacagagagagaggcagagtcacaggcagagagagaagcaggctccatgcaggcagcccgacatgggactcgatcccagggctccaggatcacgccctggactgaaggtggagctaaaccgctgagccacccaggttgtccCTGTAGAAGGATTTTGATGATTCATTTCAGCACAGCGGTGCCCAAAcattttggtctcaggacccctttGCACTGGGACACCAAGTAGGAAAAGTAGCATTGTTTTGCACGTTTCCAGGTCTCTGTAATGTCTTAGAGGACAGCTGGAAGGACTCTCCATTTCTGCTTCTGCTCTCAATTTGGTCAAATGGATTTTTTAGctgaaatacatgaagaaaatctAGCCTCACACCAGTATGCAGGTGAGAGAGGCCGGGCCCTCAGATAGTCGCAGGCCACTTTTGAGCCTACACCAAAACTCAGCCAGTGGGGCCTCTTAACAGCTGCCAAGTCAGGATGCTGTTGTAATACTCTTACATTACAGCTCGCTGGTCCATCTTGAATCTTTTACACACACATCATTTTATAACAGCAAGTTGCTCATCTGGAAAATATGGCTTCACCGAATTAGCAAATGTTAACATGTTTCATTATAGAAATCAAAAAATCCTGTTTGCTGGTATCACCATCAAcctcatcagaaaagtctttagGTTTTGGGAGGATATCCAGCTCTTGGTGGCTGATACCTAAGGTTTCTGAAATTCTTCTTGTGAAAGCTCCCATTCTATCCTGAGTGAAAACACGGCCCATTACTATTTTCCTTGAAGTGGTGGCTGCCTTTGTTCATTTCTGAGAAAACATCTGCCACAAACCCAGGCCTGAGTAAAACCACAACTGAACTTCAGTCACATTTTCAAAGATGGTGTCCCGTGCGGAAGGGACGAGTTGAGCTCACACTCTGCACTGGTGTGCTCCCTCATCTCTGCCCACACTTGGTATGATGGGCCTTTAATGCCCACGGTCCCAGTGGGTGCAGAGCGAAGTCTCTATGTGGCTTGAGTGTACCCTCTCAGGGACTAGCAGCGTTGAGCCCCTTGTCATAGGCTTATCTCCTCCTCTGAGTGTCCGAATCATCCCCCATTGTTTTGTGCAGGGTTTGTCTTCTTCCATTGCTTGTGGCCCTTGTGAATTCCAGGTACTTTTCCGTGACTGGCAGATGCCCTGCCAGTGTTTTCTGCCCATCTGTGGGAAGTCCTCTTCTatctctgtgtcctctctctATGGAACTCCAATTATCTGTGTAGATTGTGTCTTGGCTCAAatgattctcttctctctcttttcattttccagaattttttctgattttcatatTTGGCCCTTGCTTTTACTTCAAGTTCACAAGTCTTGGACAGTATCCACTCTGATGCTGCTCCTGTCCCTACTTTTCACCAGGCATTAAAACTTGCCCTTCTAGTAGGCTCTGGATCATGTCCAGTTAGTCTCTATGATTTGTCTTGTCTTTCGAGTGTAGGTCGTGGTTTTTCTGTTGCTTCTTGCATCCAGCAATTCTTTCATGTCCCGGACACTGTGGACAAACCAGTGTTGAGACTCTGGATTCTGTTATGTTCCTGCAAAGAGgatattccttccttccttccttccttccttccttccttccttccttccttccttccttccttcctccctccctccctccctccctccttccttccttccttccttccttcccctccactCAACTTAGAGACCTAGCTCTCCCCCGTGGCAGCCAATGGCAGGACTCGCTGCTCAGTACATTAGCTTGAGTGGGACTTGAAGTCAGCCCCCATCACTCTTAATTTTGCCAGATTCCTTGCTGTCTTGTTTGGATCCTATAGAACTTAGCAATCTTaacctaaaagaaagaaacagatttgtGAGTGGAGAGGAGGTAGGCACACCTAAGTGTCCTCTGATGGGGAAAGAAGGTGCCTGTTCCTGCTCCACATCTCCCACTGCCCCCTCGCATTCACCTAGCCACTGCCACCATGCCAGAGCCCAGCCCTGATGCCCTGACCCTAGACAGTGGGTGTCCTCAGCAGCCAGGACAGCCAGGAGCACTTCTGTGTTCATCACCCTTCATCTGTGTCTGATGACCACGCCTTCCTTCTGGAAACTGCTGCCTTGCCCATTGTGAAACCAGCTCTGCacatgggggggcgggggatacGCCCCATGCCATGGTACAGCGCCATGGTCTCTGGCAGCTCCTTGCTTCTCCATCCCCAGCCCTGAATTCCGCTTGCTCCCCGCAGCTCCAAGCCTTGGCTGTGATCCACTTTCCTATGTCCTGGGCACAGCACCTGGCTCACAGCAGCTAGTCTCTTCCTGTGTGGGTGTCCCTTCTCCCCCGCTTGAGAGCACCTGGGGGCTTGCACTCTGCCCGTCCTCCGTCCTTCCAACAACCATAGCTTTTCTGTGTTCATCTTTATCTCTTACTTTTCATATCTTAGTTCTGTTTGCCCAAAATAAAACTGCTCTGGAAATTTTATCATCCTTAAGAATTATTAAGATCTTAATGATAATCTTATCATTccttgtgtaaaaaaaaaaaaaaaaaaaagttgagctcCTAGAAATTTTAGTCACATCTGAACTAATATAAAGTGTACTTTGGCAGTAAGCCTTAGAAACCACACGAGACCTGCTCCTCTCCTCATGCTTAGGTGTGGGCAGGTATAGCAGGCATGGACACATGTGGGCAGGTATAGGCAAGTGTGGACACATGCAGGTAAGTGTAGGCAGATGTGAGCCAGACagcaggtgtgggcaggggtaGGCAGATGTGAGCCGGGACAGTGGGTGTGGTCAGGCTTGGACAGGTGTGAGCAGATGTAAGGCAGCACAGCAGGTGCAGGCAGGCATTGGCATGTGTGGACAGGTGTGGGCAGGTATAGGCAGATGTGAGCCAGCACAGCAGGCATGGGCAGGTGTGGTCAGGTATAGCAGGCATGGGCAGGTATGCGCACACACAGACAAGTGTGGACACATGCAGGCAGGTGTAGGCAGATATGAGATGGCACAGCAGGTGTGGGCAGGCATAGGCATGTGTGGACAGGTGTGGGCAGTGTGGGCAGATGTAAGTGTGGTGCTCTGTGGGAGGCTCAGGCTATCCTGCCTTGGATCCCCCGACCCCAGCCTCTCCCACTTATGCCCACTGGCAGAACCAGAGAAAGTTCCACAGGAAAACCACTGACAGTACCATGGTTTACTTCCTTAAGTTCAAGAACCACACAGATatgggaagcctgggtagctcagtggttgagcgcctgcctttggcccagggcatgatcctggagtcccaggatcgagtcccacatcgggaacCATAcagataagttcttttttttttttttttttttaatttatctattcatgagagacagagagagagaggcagagggagaagcaggctccctacagggagcccgatgcagtcctgagcccaaggcagacgctcaaccgctgagccacccagcgtcccgCACACATTAAGTTCAATCACAGGCCCACCTAGCTGGGGTAGATATGATGCTCTGTCAAAGTAAACAAGACAGACCATTTACATACTGCCGCCTGCCCTACTACCCGACAGGCAATCTCCAGAGTGAATGCATCCTTCCTTTAGGTCTCCCTGGGTGCGTCCAGGTAAGCAGATCTACAGGGAGCATGGCCCCCAAACACTTGGGTCCTCGTACACAGGCCGCTCACAGGACTTCCCAGGGAAGCTGGCTGTACCTGCTCAGCTGTGAGTGCTAATCACAGCCGACAGCACGGACGGTCAGAGCCTGAACTTTGGACACCACCAGCCCTTGGAAAGGCTGGGCGGTCACAGCCAGTTGCCCCCAGGTCCCTCTTGTGAAGCTGTCCTTCTCATGGCCTCGGGGGTGGGCGCCCAGTCCAGGATCAAGGGGGTGGGCTCTGGGGTTTTCGCTGTGAACTAACCTAGTAACGGCTGTCCCGACACAGGCCTACAAGTATCTGGAGGAGATGCGGAAGCGAGTGCCCTCTGCCAACATGTCCTACTACGTGAACCAGCAGACTGTGGACGCCGTGCACCAGGGCCTGGGCATCCCTCTCATGCGCACTGTACCGGAGCGGGTCCACCACAACAGTGCAGAGGACCATAAGGAAGTGGACGAAGAGGTGCTAGAGGAGGTGGAGAACGACCCCTGAGAGCCACTGCCTTCAGCTCCTTTGGAACTTTCCAGGGTTTGTAGCAAGAGCCCGACTTTCttgttgaaataaaaacttgggtTTGACGCTCCAGGGCCCTGGCCACCCTGCTTAGAAGGGGCCAGTGTATGTCCTTCTGGCATCCTGGCCCCTGAGGTCCCTTTACTATGAAGGGTGTTGTCCCATTTTTTTCCATGACAGTCTCCCAAATCTCCCAGATTATAAAGCCTAAAAAACTAGAACTCGATGTTAGCATATCACTGTGCCTCGTCCCCAGCACATGGCAAGCACCTAAGCACACTTCTGAGTTTCCAGCAGGACGCACACATAGGGAAGGGGAGGCTCTGCTCAGGTGACATGGTGACCAGTCGGGGGCCAGGGCCTCCACAAGGCAGCCTCATGCAGCAGTGTCACCAGCTCCCGCTGAAGGGCCAGCCTTGTGGCGGGTCAGAGCCAGGTGGGACCTTCCCACCCCAGCGCCTCCCAGCAGCTTCCAGCATCTGTGTCCCTGCGGACCGTGCCGAGCAGCTCAGAGCCCTGAGGCATGGGGTTGAGCACCTGcagctttttcttctccttttttattttttttaaaagtctcctgCATTTGGGTGAGGAAGGGGCTTGGGGACAGTCAGAGAATCAGCCCACAGGGGCCCCAGCAGCTCCCTCCCTCCGGGGATTCCGTGTCCGCGGGGGCAGTGCCAGAGGCCCTGGCGTGGACCACTGCTGGAGCACTCAGGCTAAGGAGGCGTCAGCGGGAGGAGTGTGTCTTTGAGCTTCTCCAGGAGCAGCAGTGCTTTCACAGCCAGCACCCTGCAGTCCTCGTCGGAGTCCTGCTCCGCCACATCTGCCAAAGACGAAAAGAAAGTGGGCCGCAGCAGTGTCACATGGCTGGGCAGGCCTGCCGTCTGTGGTTTCCTCAGGGAAGTCTTCCTGCACAAGCTCATGGGGCCCCGTGTGGCCCGGtgatccccaccccctccccatggAAGCGAAGGGCTTTACTCTGTCCCTGTGCGGGGGCAACGTCCCGCTCCCGCTGCAGCGATGGTGGCAGGGAGGCAGTGGGATGGAAGAGACCCACTGTCTCTGTGGGGAGGACACATGTGCCCAGGACAGTGCGACCTGTCCCAGGACGCAGGATGCTGCCACACACCGGCAGCACTGCCCACAGCCGTCCTGACACGTGATCAGAGCCCCATTGAAGGGTGCTCTGCAAACCCACCAACATGACAAAAGGGGCCCGGGACAACCCGCACTGGAGGGGCCCTGCCTGGACCCAGGTCTGGTAGAAAAGACAGAAATAGGCCTTCATCAGACCCTGGGCATCCACGCGGGGCAGCAGGTCAGACCCTAGAGTCCCGGCCATGAGCCCCGGGGGTGGAAATGCGTGCGCTGCTCTGGACAACTCCAGTGCCTGCAGACGGGAGGTCACGCTGGCTCCAAGAATGTTGACGGGGGATAGTGTCAGAACACTCACCGGCCGACCTGGTTCCGTGGTGCTCGCTGTATGGTTCTTGTAACCGTGACAAAGTGTTGGAATATTCCACAAATACAGACCTCATCCCCCACCTCAGAACGCCttcccttgccccccccccccgcaaaaccCCCCAAAGCAACCCAGTAACAGCCACgtccccatcccctgccaggGGCCGCTTCGTGCGCAGACAAGGAGCGACAGGACAGCCCCAAGGCCTCTGCCATCCCCATGCCCTGGCCCATGACGATGCTCCGGGCCACACCAGCCTCCTCCCGCCCGCCTCGCCAACGCAGCTGGGGGCCCGGTGTTCACCCGCCAGCCAGGGCCGGGCTTCCAGCAGCTCGTCTGGCAGGTCAGTCAGCAGCCGAGCAGTCGGAACGCTGAGCAGGACAGCGGAGACCGCAGACAACAGGCCTTGGCGCACGTAGCTGAAGGCAGGAAGGCCGAGTCCTGACGGAGCCCCGGGCCACAGAGACCCCACATCTGCTCAGGGTTACGGCAGACCCACAGGCCACCAAAGCACACCCAaccccaccctccccttcccactCACAAAGTGCCAGGCCAAGCTAGGATCGCCCCCGCCTCTGCCATCCACATCACAGCAGGATTTGGAACCCCATCTCTGTCCACATGGGACCACTGCCCTCAGCCCCACAGCCACTCACGCATCACCGTGGAAACGAAGGGTCCACACAAATTCCAAGAGGGCCTTGCCCATGGGCACAGCCACCTGAAACAGCAGAGGCCATAGGCAGGGGTCGTggcacccagagatccccacccTGGAGCCTGTGCTGCGTCCCAGGTGAAGCTGCCACTTCCAACTCACCGTGGTGTTCACAGCCAGGTACATCAGGGCTCCTAAAGTGTGGGCCAATCTCCCAAGGACCAGTTGGTCCTCTCCCAAAAGGTCAAAGGTCACCAGAGGCCTAAAACAGAATCCTGTAATGTGCAGGCTGGGCCCTCGGAGCTGGCTCCCAAGACCTGGGCCACCGAGGGCCACCCAGTACCCGGACGCTCCTCACTGCCTGTCCCCGGGCAGCACCCAGAGCCATGTGAGGTGTTGGACAGACGCAGCATGGCCCCTGCCCGCCAGCCAGAACCCACCACCTGTGACAGGCTGTGGCTCTGGATACCCTCACTTCACCATTTAAGCTTTAGACGGCCACCACCCAGATTGTGACCCGCTGCTGGGACCGCAGACCCCACCCCGGGGGAAGCCACTCGTTGGCAGGGATGTGCAGGCCTCCCGCTCACCTGTCAAAGTGCTGAATGAGGGGGAAGAAGAACCAGCCAGCTACCAAGCTGAATTTGTTGGGGCCAGCATCCGGTCCCTGCCGGGCAGAGCCCTGCAAACATACAGTGCTCACAGGCACCAGCCCTCCCCCGTGCGGGACTCAGCTGTGGGCACCCGGCCGTCCTGTGCGCCGCTGGGGGTGAGCAGCACCCGCCCCCCATGACAGCCTGGCCCGAGTGGACCCTGATGACACAGCACACACCCCGTCACTTCTTGCTGACCTAGAACCTCTAGGGCCTTTttcacacacacgtgcacagtCACGTTTTGGAACCACTCCACTTTGAAGCCCCACGGCACCCGTCCCGTCGCTCAGTTTGTACCCAAACCCCCTTCACAGGAAGGACCCTAGTGTGGGCGCCATCCTGGTCCCGACTCGGCCCCGCTCAGTGCAGGCGGCAGCTAGAGGTCACTGAGCACGGGTCCTGGCTGACCTTAGAGAACCGCCGGGTCTTGTTTCTGATCCGCTCTTCCACGACCGCCCGCCAGGCGGGAGCCTCAGTGCTGCTGGACGGGGAGGCGGGACTCGGGGAGCTGACCTGGGCAGCCTTGGGGAGGCGCCCCGGCCGAGACAGCTCCTGGGCCGCCAGGGTCAGGACCTAAAGAAGGGGGAAGACCAGGACATTGTTGCTGCTCTAGGGAGGCATGGTACTTTCTAACACTCCGGGTAAGCCAAGTGCCCTTGAGCCCTCCGCTCCCTGGGCAGTCAGCCCTCACGGGCGGCGTGGAGGACGCTCAGGGACCACGCAGAATGTCAGTTCCAAGCATCACAGGATCACTTCACGCATGTGCGGACAGGAGGGAACGTGGCCGTGCTCCCTGGCAACAGGCCAGCGGCCTTGCTCCTGCACCCAGAGCCCCTTCTAGTCCAGAACCTCATCCAACCTGGCACCCAGCCACCTGGGAAAGGGAATGAAGTTCTGACCCAGACTGCACACGGGGGCAGACGGGCCCAGAACAAGTGCAGGAAGCACTGGCAGGGTGGCAGAGAGTAGCCTGGTGCTTGCAGGTGCCAGAGCACGGGAGCGCGCGTCATGGGCTGTTCCTCTGAGGGCAACACAGGATGTAGTCACACGACACTATCCAGGCACCAAGTGCCACTAAACTGCAAGCACCGAGATGGTGACCTGTGCAGTGCCATCTCTGTCTTCCTGTTTCACCACATAAGATGCACACACTGTCACACTTGCCGTCCTGACTGTTGTGCGTGCCCAGCTCAGCCGCAGCACGTCATTCACATCACGTGGCCATCGCCACCATCTCCCAAACTGGAGCACGGTCTCCGTGAAACACACCCTCTCCACCATCTACTTcctgcctatattttttttttctgtctgtgaTTTTGATGACCCTAGAGACCTGCCTCTCGTGACCAGCTTTTCCCACCGAGCAGTGTCCAGTAGGTTCACCCACACCATGGCAGGTGTTAGAACGTCCTTTGTTTGTAAAACCAGATAATGTTCTGTCACATGGACGGGGAATCATACGGCAAGGGAATTTGTCTTAATAAACCTTTTGTCTGAGGCAAAGGACACAGCCTCCACGGAGTCCCACGCACTGCTAAGAAAGCCCCAGACAGGTGCCAGTCCCAGGCCCTTGGGTCCAGCAACAAGGGACCAAGAGAGGCCTCTGGTTCCGACCACGTGGCTTGTGGCAAGTACCCGCTCCCCTCCCCTTACGAGGGCCGCTTGGGCCTGGCAAGCGGGACACGGGGCCCAAGCACTTACGTCCAGGATGTCCATGCGCTGCCGGAGGCTGAAGTTGATGGCGTAGAATTGTGAGGTCAGATACTCCGCTACCTAAGCCAAGCATGCGAGAGGCTGCTATGAGCCGCCACTCGGGTTGGGCCCCAACGCAAACGCCGCCCGGGCGGCAGGACCATAGCACCGCCCCAGGGACTCACCGGGGCCGGGTCTGTGACCACGACGGCCACTAGGGCTCGCTGGCGCAGCTCCTCGAACCCCACCACGCTCATCTTCTCCTCCAGGTGCAGCAGCACCTTGGCCAGCTCCACGCTCACCTGCACGCAGGGGTCAGAGGCCTCAGCCCCCGCCTGCCCTAGGCCCCCGcagccctctgcctccccatcccAGCCATGGGCCTCCTGGCCAGACACATGACCACTGAGGCACATGCCCCTCTTCGACATCACCTGCCCCACTCACCTCGCGAGTGGAGGCTGGGCGCCTGACGATCAGCCCCTCAACAGCTTGCAGAGCTGCCTCCCAGCGCTCCCAGTCCTCCGAGGAGGTCAGGGCTGCACAGAACAGACGGGCCTGCGCTGGTCCTCAGCCCTGACCTCGTGCGAGGCAGAGCTGGCGACCAGGGACTGGGAACAGGCCGTTCCCGCGGTGCAGCCACCCCAGGGCAGGTGCTCGGCGGGGCTCCCGCGGGGGAAGGGGCCCACCTTCCACACAGTCCCGGAGGTAGGCAGGCGCCTTACTGCTCTTCAGCTCTTGGTCCCCGGACATGTCATAGGGGACAAGGTCGTCGTCACTGAGGAAGCAGCAGAGGCCCATGGGGCCCACCTGTCACCCAGGGGCAGGCAACAGGCGGGCCGTGCTCCTGACTCACTGGAATTCACCCTAAGTCCCCGAAGCCTCAGGAGCCGCAGACTTTGCTATCAGGGCGCTCGCAGAGAGTGGCAAGGCTGCAAGGCTGACCCGCGACCTCCAGGCAGCGTGGGCTGTCCACTCCCATGCTCACGTGTGTGGGGCTCTGAGACCAGCCCAGGGCTGCTCCCCCCTCTGCCGTTTCCACCTGAGATCAGCCCCTACCTGTCCAGGTCAGAGCCCGCACCCTCCGCCTGGGCCGGAACACCACCACCTTCCGTGCTCCCTCTGTCAGGAGCCTCTGCAGCCACTGGAGCAACAGCCGGGCTTTGGAGAACAAAGAAGGAACCCTAGGGGAGGCCCCACACAAGCTTCTGGCCCCAGGCAGTGCTTCCCCTGCCCCTACCCGATGCTTCTTTACTCAAGTCTCAGCAACTAGAACCCAGGATAAGGTAAGGGAGTAGCATGCGTGCAGGAATGGGCCCTGCCCGGCCCCCCGAGCCCAGAGCGCAGGGACCATGGGGCTTAGGGACCCTCACCTCGCTTCCGAGGGGCTGTCAGCCGCAGGCTGGGCTGCCACCAGGGCCAGCAGCTCTCGGCTCAGTTCATCATCTTCATACTGAAAGGCACACAGGCTGGAGCTGGCGGGGAGAGTGATGAGGGGGCAGGCCCGGGGCCCCCAGAGCCTCCACCACGGCTCACAACTTCACGAGTCTCCGCACAACAGCGGGCAGCGCTGGATGTGCAAGGTCAGGGGAGCCCACCCTCCAGAGGGGCTGGAATCCCAAGACATCCCAGGGGCTCAGCAGGTGGACAGGAAGGGACGCCTGTCCGCTTTGTCCTGCCCAGAGAGAACACTTCCAGATGCCCCAGGGAATCCACCTGGGGGCATGTGTTCAGGACCTGCTGAGGGGCTATGACCCCGTCTCCTTGGGGCCACCAGGGCTAGTTCCATGCCAACACACAGGTTTAtgggccccgggctgggagacacTGAGGGTGCAGGCCTTGTTCACCTGGAACCTCAGGGGAGGGCCCTTGGGGTGGATCCGGGCACTGGCTACTTCGGCCACAATCATGCCCAGGTGGCGCACGGCAGGCAGGCTGCTGTCCAGGCGACTCTTCACTCCCGCCATGAGGCTGGCCAGCAGCTCTAGAAGCAGTGACACCCACAGGCTGAGTGCTGCGGGCGTGCTGGGCAGGGCGGGCATGGGGCAGGTGCCCACGTCCTGCTCACCGTCCCGGCTGTCCCGGAGCTCTGCCTCCCGCAGGTGCGCCAGGCAGATGAGGACAGCCTTGCTGACGTAGCGCTGCTGAGGCAGAGGCGCGTGGCGGATGGCACTGCTGCTGCCCCACGTCTCCAAGAGCTCCTTCAGCGCCTGGTGGGTGGCACAGCCCGGCCCGGTTAGACAGCTCCACCGACCTCCCCAGCAGGGCACGGGACCGCGTGGCCCTCGGCACCACCATCCTCGCCCACGACCAGCCCGAAAGGGGCTCTGTTCCAGGCAGAAGTGTTGGGAGCGGCAGGGATGGTGGGCCGGGCCACGCTCACCTGTACAAGGAGTGGGCGCCGTTGGCTGTCCATGGCCAGGTACCCCAGCAGGCTCTGTAGCATGGGTGTCTGTGACAGAAGCCGGGCACCATGTCACCTTCTACCGAGCCAACACCCACTGGCCACATGATGGGCCAAGGACCGTCTGGCCGGGGGCCCCAGAGCAAGGTCTGGGATGAGGATCAGCAGGGTTTCCTGAGCGACTGAGCTCCGCTCCGCCTGCTATGGTCACgtctcccaggccctggggccacCCTCAGCCCTTGCCCTCGCCCTTGCCCTCACCACACTCTCACCGAGTATCGATACTGTAGGAACAGAATTTTTCGGGTCATCACAAACCGGGCCTTCTTACTCTTCATCACTAGGTTCCCCAGCAGCCTGGAGAGGACTTCAGACCTGTGAGGCACAGTCGAGGAGAGAGGGCAAAACGTGATCTCCAGAGACCTCAGCAGGCCGGCCCCCATCCGCCGGGCTCTGTGCTAACCACCAGGAACCCAGTGCCTGCGCCGCAGCTGAGCCGGACCTGAATTCTCCCTCCCAGTGAACGTGGAAACCAGAAGAGCCCCGCACCTCAACACAAGTGGACTTCCCCTCCCTGGCCTAGCCGACCAAGGAGACAGCCTCTCCACGGGAGCTTGGACTCGCTGTCCCTGgaacccccacctcctgccctcctggctcCTTACCCCGAGGTAGCCTCCACCAGTCCGGTTAGCAGAGCCTCCATGGCCCGGTCGGGCACACACTCCACCAGGCGCCAGCAGACCCGCTGCCAGAGGCAGTTGCCCTGGGTGAGGGCCATCAGCTGCGGCACCAGCACGCCCAGGATCTCCTCTGGGGGAAGCACATGGAAGCCTGAGCTGGGGGCCCAAGGGCACCCAGGGTCTacgctggggggtgggggtgtaggCCCAGGTGACGGGACCATCCTCCCGCCCCCTCCAGGATGGCAGACACAAAGGATGGGGAGACAGCTAGAAAGCACTGGGGGCTCCTCCCAGGACTGGAAACACTCACTCTGTCTCCCATGGACACAGGCTTTCCCCAGCACCTGAGACAAGAAGGAGATGGAGCAGTCCCAGCCACCTGGCACGAGAAGGAAAGGGGGCAGTCAGGGGCAAGGCCACAAGGCAACTCCCGACTAGGTGCAAGCAGACCTCCTATCTGGACAGGGCATCTTTGTGTCATAAAAACACcactcgggcagccccggtggcgcagcggtttagcgctgcctgcagcccagggcgtgatcctggagaccctggatcgagtcccacgtcaggctctctgcatggagcctgcttctccccccggcctgtgtctctgcctctctctctctgtctctatgaataaataaataaaatctttaaaaaaaaaaaaaaaagaaaaacaccactCCTCTCCATCTAACTCCAACTGAAATCCCAGTAGCACTGTTTCTAACCGGAAGCACCCATCATAA from Vulpes vulpes isolate BD-2025 chromosome 3, VulVul3, whole genome shotgun sequence encodes:
- the TELO2 gene encoding telomere length regulation protein TEL2 homolog isoform X2 translates to MDPAVSAVRLTVREAVHTLSSSEDGDHILSTLGSLKRYLGGAENPALPGEQEEFARMHFSALLRCLVGRLSPAWLELLPGGQLEALWASFFLEGPADQAFLVLMESIEGTAGPSFRLMKMAQLLARFLGAGRVAAVMEGQCRQLAEPAFPLLQETLLTKLVGLPDHLGNRLQRENLAAFLPQNYFPLLGEELLRVLQAVVDSLRGGWDCSISFLSQVLGKACVHGRQKEILGVLVPQLMALTQGNCLWQRVCWRLVECVPDRAMEALLTGLVEATSGSEVLSRLLGNLVMKSKKARFVMTRKILFLQYRYSTPMLQSLLGYLAMDSQRRPLLVQALKELLETWGSSSAIRHAPLPQQRYVSKAVLICLAHLREAELRDSRDELLASLMAGVKSRLDSSLPAVRHLGMIVAEVASARIHPKGPPLRFQYEDDELSRELLALVAAQPAADSPSEASPAVAPVAAEAPDRGSTEGGGVPAQAEGAGSDLDSDDDLVPYDMSGDQELKSSKAPAYLRDCVEALTSSEDWERWEAALQAVEGLIVRRPASTREVSVELAKVLLHLEEKMSVVGFEELRQRALVAVVVTDPAPVAEYLTSQFYAINFSLRQRMDILDVLTLAAQELSRPGRLPKAAQVSSPSPASPSSSTEAPAWRAVVEERIRNKTRRFSKGSARQGPDAGPNKFSLVAGWFFFPLIQHFDRPLVTFDLLGEDQLVLGRLAHTLGALMYLAVNTTVAVPMGKALLEFVWTLRFHGDAYVRQGLLSAVSAVLLSVPTARLLTDLPDELLEARPWLADVAEQDSDEDCRVLAVKALLLLEKLKDTLLPLTPP
- the TELO2 gene encoding telomere length regulation protein TEL2 homolog isoform X1; this encodes MDPAVSAVRLTVREAVHTLSSSEDGDHILSTLGSLKRYLGGAENPALPGEQEEFARMHFSALLRCLVGRLSPAWLELLPGGQLEALWASFFLEGPADQAFLVLMESIEGTAGPSFRLMKMAQLLARFLGAGRVAAVMEGQCRQLAEPAFPLLQETLLTKLVGLPDHLGNRLQRENLAAFLPQNYFPLLGEELLRVLQAVVDSLRGGWDCSISFLSQVLGKACVHGRQKEILGVLVPQLMALTQGNCLWQRVCWRLVECVPDRAMEALLTGLVEATSGSEVLSRLLGNLVMKSKKARFVMTRKILFLQYRYSTPMLQSLLGYLAMDSQRRPLLVQALKELLETWGSSSAIRHAPLPQQRYVSKAVLICLAHLREAELRDSRDELLASLMAGVKSRLDSSLPAVRHLGMIVAEVASARIHPKGPPLRFQYEDDELSRELLALVAAQPAADSPSEASPAVAPVAAEAPDRGSTEGGGVPAQAEGAGSDLDSDDDLVPYDMSGDQELKSSKAPAYLRDCVEALTSSEDWERWEAALQAVEGLIVRRPASTREVSVELAKVLLHLEEKMSVVGFEELRQRALVAVVVTDPAPVAEYLTSQFYAINFSLRQRMDILDVLTLAAQELSRPGRLPKAAQVSSPSPASPSSSTEAPAWRAVVEERIRNKTRRFSKGSARQGPDAGPNKFSLVAGWFFFPLIQHFDRPLVTFDLLGEDQLVLGRLAHTLGALMYLAVNTTVAVPMGKALLEFVWTLRFHGDAYVRQGLLSAVSAVLLSVPTARLLTDLPDELLEARPWLAGEHRAPSCVGEAGGRRLVWPGASSWARAWGWQRPWGCPVAPCLRTKRPLAGDGDVAVTGLLWGVLRGGGAREGVLRWGMRSVFVEYSNTLSRLQEPYSEHHGTRSAGECSDTIPRQHSWSQRDLPSAGTGVVQSSARISTPGAHGRDSRV